The Trichoplusia ni isolate ovarian cell line Hi5 chromosome 10, tn1, whole genome shotgun sequence genome window below encodes:
- the LOC113498197 gene encoding tenascin-X-like, producing the protein MPCCQGPVKNTFICDRAECLCIPTGGKPYVCLAKDNQGKIVKCNDCKTIQVDDEWKCVDASCICLPSEGKNCICVCSDETGEIKSCNDCICKDPEQSEAMKKCDKSGCVCIPTDGKSCICVCKNREGKIVKCSDCKCDGNGKCDKSGCVCLPTEGAKCVCVCCDEKGEFKVCKDCFCDSKVEDNPKCSKAACVCFLTDGKSCICVCKNSEGKIVKCSDCKCDDNGKCDKAGCVVLPTDGAKCVCVCCDEKGEFKVCKDCSCDSKADDAPKCSKAACVCILTDGKSCICVCKNSEGKVVKCSDCKCDGNGKCDKSGCVCLPSEGAKCVCVCCDEKGQFKVCKDCSCDSEVEDNPKCSKAACVCFLTNGKSCICVCKNSEGKIVKCSDCKCDGNGKCDKSGCVCLTTEGAKCVCVCCDEKGEFKICKDCSCDSNAENAPKCSKAACVCILTDGKSCICVCKNSDGKIVRCDDCKCDGNGKCDKAGCVVLPTDGAKCVCVCCDEKGEFKICKDCSCDSNAENAPKCSKAACVCILTDGKSCICVCKNSDGKIVKCDDCKCDGNGKCDKASCVVLPTDGAACVCVCCDEKGEFKVCNDCSCDSKADDATKCSKAACVCILTDGKSCICVCKNSEGKIVKCSDCKCDGNGKCDKSGCVCLPTEGAKCVCVCSDEKGEFKICKDCSCDSKAEDAPKCSKAACVCILTDGKSCICVCKNSDGKIVRCDDCKCDGNGKCDKAGCVVLPTDGAACVCVCCDEKGEFKVCKDCSCDLKAEDSPKCSKAACVCILTDGKTSICVCKNSDGKIVKCGDCKCDGNGKCDKAGCVVLPTDGAACVCVCCDENGEFKVCKDCSCDFQADDRQKSV; encoded by the exons ATGCCGTGCTGCCAAGGACCAGTCAAGAACACTTTCATTTGCGACCGTGCCGAATGTCTCTGCATTCCAACCGGTGGCAAGCCCTACGTATGCTTGGCCAAAGACAACCAAGGGAAAATCGTGAAATGCAATGACTGCAAAACAATCCAAGTAGATGACGAATGGAAATGTGTTGACGCTTCCTGCATCTGCCTCCCATCTGAAGGCAAGAATTGCATTTGTGTCTGTAGTGACGAAACAGGCGAAATTAAATCCTGCAACGACTGTATCTGCAAGGATCCTGAACAATCTGAAGCAATGAAGAAATGTGATAAATCTGGATGTGTTTGTATTCCTACTGATGGGAAATCTTGCATCTGTGTGTGCAAGAACAGGGAAGGCAAGATCGTGAAATGCAGTGACTGCAAGTGTGATGGCAACGGGAAGTGTGATAAATCTGGTTGCGTTTGCTTACCAACTGAAGGGGCTAAATGTGTCTGCGTTTGCTGTGACGAAAAGGGAGAGTTTAAGGTCTGCAAGGACTGTTTTTGCGACTCAAAAGTAGAAGATAACCCGAAGTGTAGCAAAGCAGCATGCGTTTGTTTCCTTACTGATGGTAAGTCTTGCATCTGTGTGTGCAAGAACAGCGAAGGCAAGATTGTGAAATGCAGCGACTGCAAATGTGATGACAATGGGAAATGTGACAAGGCTGGCTGCGTTGTTTTGCCAACTGATGGGGCTAAATGTGTCTGCGTATGCTGTGACGAAAAGGGAGAGTTTAAGGTCTGCAAGGACTGTTCTTGCGACTCCAAAGCAGATGATGCCCCAAAATGTAGCAAGGCTGCATGCGTTTGCATCTTAACCGATGGGAAATCCTGCATCTGTGTGTGCAAGAACAGCGAAGGCAAGGTAGTGAAATGCAGCGACTGCAAGTGTGATGGCAACGGGAAGTGTGATAAATCTGGTTGCGTTTGCTTACCATCTGAAGGGGCTAAATGTGTCTGCGTTTGCTGTGACGAAAAGGGACAGTTTAAGGTCTGCAAAGACTGTTCTTGCGACTCAGAAGTAGAAGATAACCCGAAGTGTAGCAAAGCAGCATGCGTTTGTTTCCTAACTAATGGGAAGTCTTGCATTTGTGTGTGCAAGAACAGCGAAGGCAAGATTGTGAAATGCAGTGACTGCAAGTGTGATGGCAACGGGAAGTGTGATAAATCTGGCTGCGTTTGCTTAACAACTGAAGGGGCTAAATGTGTCTGCGTTTGCTGTGACGAAAAGGGAGAGTTTAAGATCTGCAAGGACTGTTCTTGTGACTCAAACGCAGAAAATGCTCCAAAATGTAGCAAGGCTGCATGCGTTTGTATCCTAACTGATGGAAAATCTTGCATCTGTGTGTGCAAAAACAGCGACGGCAAGATAGTGAGATGTGACGACTGCAAGTGCGATGGAAATGGGAAATGCGACAAGGCTGGCTGCGTTGTTTTGCCAACTGATGGGGCTAAATGTGTCTGCGTTTGCTGTGACGAAAAGGGAGAGTTTAAGATCTGCAAGGACTGTTCTTGTGACTCAAACGCAGAAAATGCTCCAAAATGTAGCAAGGCTGCATGCGTTTGTATCCTAACTGATGGAAAATCTTGCATCTGTGTGTGCAAGAACAGCGACGGCAAGATTGTGAAATGCGACGACTGCAAGTGCGATGGCAATGGGAAATGTGACAAGGCTAGCTGCGTTGTTTTGCCAACTGATGGGGCAGCGTGTGTCTGCGTGTGTTGTGACGAAAAGGGCGAATTTAAGGTCTGTAACGATTGTTCTTGCGACTCCAAAGCAGATGATGCCACAAAATGTAGCAAGGCTGCGTGTGTTTGCATCTTAACCGATGGAAAATCTTGCATCTGTGTGTGCAAGAACAGCGAAGGCAAGATTGTGAAATGCAGTGACTGCAAGTGTGATGGCAACGGGAAGTGTGATAA ATCTGGTTGCGTTTGCTTACCAACTGAAGGGGCTAAATGTGTCTGCGTTTGCTCTGACGAAAAGGGAGAGTTTAAGATCTGCAAAGACTGTTCTTGCGACTCTAAGGCAGAAGATGCTCCAAAATGTAGCAAGGCTGCATGCGTTTGTATCCTAACTGATGGAAAATCTTGCATCTGTGTGTGCAAGAACAGCGACGGCAAGATAGTGAGATGCGACGACTGCAAGTGCGATGGCAATGGGAAATGCGACAAGGCTGGCTGCGTTGTTTTGCCAACTGATGGGGCAGCATGCGTCTGCGTGTGCTGTGACGAAAAGGGCGAGTTTAAGGTCTGCAAGGACTGTTCTTGCGACTTAAAAGCAGAAGATTCCCCAAAATGCAGCAAGGCTGCATGCGTTTGCATCTTAACCGATGGGAAAACCAGCATCTGTGTGTGCAAGAACAGCGACGGCAAGATAGTCAAATGTGGCGACTGCAAGTGCGATGGCAATGGGAAATGCGACAAGGCTGGCTGCGTTGTTTTGCCAACTGATGGGGCAGCATGTGTCTGCGTATGCTGTGACGAAAACGGCGAATTCAAGGTCTGCAAGGATTGTTCTTGCGACTTTCAAGCGGATGATCGCCAAAAATCTGTATAA